The Lysobacter gummosus genome includes a region encoding these proteins:
- a CDS encoding helix-turn-helix domain-containing protein yields MEQALWADRGQLLQLDAQDLSVQASCVGVSRLGSAQLSGTHFSIWVQLRGSSWVEAKEGKFRLKRGDWIAFERDSKPVLQADRYGVCIGLNLTADAIKSMARLADSSLYAGRGRMSRHDARIALRLWRQAHARGGEADTGFDINALRPILLHLAGVQRDLTARIQRCPGRSRSRKRQVFGRLQRARLYLEGNCDRVVRISELAELTSFSSWYFSKTFHSLYEESPQAASARMRLEHAADLLKNTSMMIGEVAAASGFDNCCSFARAFRARFGTSATRYRSAAASAKLESAKPALVPMRKLAMAS; encoded by the coding sequence ATGGAGCAAGCATTGTGGGCCGATCGCGGACAGCTTCTGCAGCTGGACGCTCAGGATCTGTCCGTTCAGGCAAGTTGCGTCGGCGTCTCGCGACTGGGCAGCGCCCAGTTGTCCGGAACTCACTTCTCGATCTGGGTACAGCTGCGCGGCAGCTCCTGGGTCGAGGCCAAAGAGGGCAAGTTCCGCCTCAAGCGCGGTGACTGGATCGCGTTCGAGCGCGACTCCAAGCCGGTCCTGCAGGCCGACCGCTACGGCGTGTGCATCGGTCTGAACCTGACCGCCGACGCGATCAAGTCGATGGCCCGCCTGGCCGACAGCAGCCTGTACGCCGGCCGCGGCCGCATGAGCCGTCACGACGCCCGCATCGCCCTGCGCCTGTGGCGCCAGGCCCATGCCCGCGGCGGCGAGGCCGACACCGGCTTCGACATCAACGCCCTGCGCCCGATCCTGCTGCACCTGGCCGGCGTCCAGCGCGACCTGACCGCCCGCATCCAGCGTTGCCCGGGCCGCTCGCGCAGCCGCAAGCGCCAGGTGTTCGGGCGTCTGCAACGCGCCCGCCTGTACCTGGAAGGCAACTGCGACCGCGTCGTGCGCATCAGCGAGCTGGCCGAGCTGACCAGCTTCTCGAGCTGGTACTTCTCCAAGACCTTCCACAGCCTGTACGAGGAAAGCCCGCAGGCCGCTTCGGCGCGCATGCGTCTGGAGCACGCGGCGGACTTGTTGAAGAACACCTCGATGATGATCGGCGAAGTCGCGGCCGCCAGCGGTTTCGACAACTGCTGCAGCTTCGCTCGCGCTTTCCGCGCCCGCTTCGGCACCTCCGCCACGCGTTACCGCAGCGCCGCGGCCAGCGCCAAGCTCGAGTCGGCCAAGCCGGCGTTGGTGCCGATGCGCAAGCTGGCGATGGCGAGCTGA
- a CDS encoding TonB-dependent receptor plug domain-containing protein: MNHRSLRPSARYGLLPSAIAAALVSALVPAIAGAQEADASNQATTTLDRIEVTGSRIRQANLETSQPVVTMTRAEIQKQGFTSIADIVQNITATGSPAISRADALASGEDVGGQYVDLRNLGPQRTLVLIDGKRMGISSSGYSDLAAIPSSIVERIEVLTDGASALYGSDAIAGVVNIITRKRFDGLEGSAYLGQYGQGDGTKEVYNFVIGQTGERGSVTLGAEYSKEDPVFARDRSFTASPQGRAHPTPDLGGPEGSVRSNGWSGINQWGTLFDADGNAFTANRGTTNTKDINNFHPTNGLTDQANANQQMYLSTGLERRSVFANAEFDITDNVRAKADVLYTDREATQQIAGYPFRSTGFSDRYDGDLSLKGDSAFNPLGYDANFFRRGWEVPRQTKSELTTYRFSGGLEGSFEFAGKPWDWDVGYLYNQNKGVKTGTGNLFLPNVEKALGPSFVDASGVARCGTEANPIAGCYAWNPLLGPDVNAPGSLNNKDLQKFLYLPTHDTSTTKTQVYSLNLSGVLATLPAGDLGIAAGYEHRKEEAHYSPDALLQSGLSTDLAGSETQGGYSLDEFYVELAVPVLSDVAFAKELSFNIAGRYSDYNTFGDTTNGKFSLKWKPIDDLLIRGTYATGFRAPTVADLYGGISESFDNYTDPCDTLFGSAVRNPQVATRCGAGGVPAGFRQVASGGKPATGPNAQSDSSFLSGSNPNLLPETSKSTTVGFVYSPSWFNGFDISLDWWKIKIDDVIAAETVSSILNNCYVLGIDSACGRFIRDTDPDNLGQVVGVTRNLINAGYQETAGYDLGISYRLADTRYGNFAFTWKTTYVDYLEYKRDNESTTPVEQRSSWVADGASNFRVRSNFNADWSWGDFGASWGIRYYSGLKEECSYDLNGGAECDKPDYRSAYKGAVPVREVGANTFHDVQVRYNTPWNATVSLGANNVFDHIGQTMYSQPNSSFSYNGSFDIGRFVYMKYTQRF; the protein is encoded by the coding sequence ATGAACCATCGCAGTCTGCGCCCCTCGGCGCGGTACGGCTTGCTGCCGTCCGCTATCGCCGCGGCGTTAGTGTCGGCTCTGGTCCCGGCGATTGCCGGCGCCCAGGAAGCCGACGCCTCCAATCAGGCCACCACCACCCTCGACCGCATCGAAGTCACCGGTTCGCGCATCCGTCAGGCGAATCTGGAAACCTCGCAGCCGGTCGTCACGATGACCCGCGCCGAAATCCAGAAGCAGGGTTTCACCAGCATCGCGGACATCGTCCAGAACATCACCGCTACCGGTTCGCCGGCGATCTCGCGCGCTGACGCGTTGGCGTCGGGCGAAGACGTGGGCGGCCAGTACGTCGACCTGCGCAACCTCGGTCCGCAGCGCACCCTGGTGCTGATCGACGGCAAGCGCATGGGCATCAGCTCCAGCGGCTACTCCGACCTGGCGGCGATCCCGAGCTCGATCGTCGAGCGCATCGAAGTCCTCACCGACGGCGCTTCGGCTCTGTACGGCTCCGACGCGATCGCCGGCGTGGTCAACATCATCACCCGCAAGCGTTTCGACGGCCTGGAAGGCAGCGCGTACCTGGGCCAGTACGGTCAGGGCGACGGCACGAAGGAAGTCTATAACTTCGTCATCGGTCAGACCGGTGAGCGCGGTTCGGTGACCTTGGGCGCCGAGTACAGCAAGGAAGATCCGGTGTTCGCCCGCGATCGTTCCTTCACCGCGTCGCCGCAGGGCCGCGCGCATCCGACCCCCGATCTGGGCGGTCCGGAAGGCAGCGTTCGCAGCAACGGCTGGAGCGGCATCAACCAGTGGGGCACGCTGTTCGACGCCGACGGCAACGCCTTCACGGCCAACCGCGGCACGACCAACACCAAGGACATCAACAACTTCCACCCGACCAACGGTCTGACCGATCAGGCTAACGCCAATCAGCAGATGTACCTGTCGACGGGTCTGGAGCGTCGTTCGGTGTTCGCGAACGCCGAATTCGACATCACCGACAACGTCCGCGCCAAGGCCGACGTGCTGTACACCGATCGCGAAGCGACCCAGCAGATCGCTGGTTACCCGTTCCGTTCGACCGGTTTCAGCGATCGCTATGACGGCGACCTGAGCCTGAAGGGCGACAGCGCCTTCAATCCGTTGGGCTATGACGCCAACTTCTTCCGCCGTGGCTGGGAAGTGCCGCGCCAGACCAAGTCCGAGCTGACCACCTACCGCTTCAGCGGCGGCCTGGAAGGTTCGTTCGAATTCGCCGGCAAGCCGTGGGATTGGGACGTCGGTTACCTGTACAACCAGAACAAGGGCGTCAAGACCGGCACCGGCAATCTGTTCCTGCCGAACGTCGAGAAGGCGCTGGGCCCGTCGTTCGTCGATGCCAGCGGCGTCGCGCGCTGCGGCACCGAGGCCAACCCGATCGCCGGCTGCTACGCCTGGAACCCGCTGCTGGGTCCGGACGTCAACGCCCCGGGTTCGCTGAACAACAAGGATCTGCAGAAGTTCCTGTACCTGCCGACCCACGACACCTCGACCACCAAGACCCAGGTCTACAGCCTCAACCTCAGCGGCGTGCTCGCCACGCTGCCGGCGGGCGACCTCGGCATCGCGGCGGGTTACGAGCACCGCAAGGAAGAGGCTCACTACTCGCCCGACGCGCTGCTGCAGTCGGGCCTGAGCACCGATCTGGCCGGTAGCGAAACCCAGGGCGGCTACTCGCTCGACGAGTTCTACGTCGAGTTGGCCGTGCCGGTGCTGTCGGATGTAGCCTTCGCGAAGGAACTGTCGTTCAACATCGCCGGCCGTTACTCCGACTACAACACCTTCGGCGACACCACCAACGGCAAGTTCAGCCTGAAGTGGAAGCCGATCGACGACCTGCTGATCCGCGGCACCTACGCGACGGGCTTCCGCGCCCCGACCGTGGCCGACCTGTACGGCGGTATCAGCGAGAGCTTCGACAACTACACCGACCCGTGCGACACGCTGTTCGGTTCGGCCGTGCGTAACCCGCAGGTCGCGACGCGTTGCGGCGCTGGCGGCGTTCCGGCGGGCTTCCGCCAGGTCGCTTCGGGCGGCAAGCCGGCGACCGGTCCGAACGCTCAGTCCGACAGCTCGTTCCTGTCGGGTTCGAACCCGAACCTGCTGCCGGAAACCTCGAAGTCCACCACCGTCGGTTTCGTGTACAGCCCGAGCTGGTTCAACGGCTTCGACATCAGCCTGGACTGGTGGAAGATCAAGATCGACGACGTGATCGCGGCTGAGACCGTCTCCTCGATCTTGAACAACTGCTACGTCCTGGGTATCGATTCGGCTTGCGGTCGCTTCATCCGCGACACCGATCCGGACAACCTCGGCCAAGTCGTCGGCGTGACCCGTAACCTGATCAACGCCGGCTACCAGGAAACCGCGGGTTACGACCTGGGCATCTCCTACCGCCTGGCCGACACCCGTTACGGCAACTTCGCTTTCACCTGGAAGACCACCTACGTCGATTACCTGGAATACAAGCGCGACAACGAGTCCACGACTCCGGTCGAGCAGCGTTCCAGCTGGGTCGCCGACGGCGCGAGCAACTTCCGCGTGCGTTCGAACTTCAACGCCGATTGGAGCTGGGGCGACTTCGGCGCGAGCTGGGGCATCCGCTACTACTCCGGCCTGAAGGAAGAGTGCTCGTACGATCTGAACGGCGGCGCCGAGTGCGACAAGCCGGACTATCGTTCGGCGTACAAGGGCGCGGTGCCGGTGCGTGAAGTGGGCGCCAACACCTTCCACGACGTGCAGGTCCGCTACAACACCCCGTGGAACGCCACGGTCTCGCTGGGCGCGAACAACGTGTTCGACCACATCGGCCAGACCATGTACAGCCAGCCGAACAGCAGCTTCAGCTACAACGGCAGCTTCGACATCGGCCGCTTCGTGTACATGAAGTACACCCAGCGCTTCTGA
- a CDS encoding S8 family peptidase, with the protein MKSSFRVALLCGAVVSALGVSSAAFAGGRPDLVLAGLKAGRAHQADELLVKYRDGTSAVQQSSARQAFGLQKLETLRAGNAKRGELALMRVPAGRDLAATLYELSQNPNVEYAEPNWQYQHQTASNDTYYTNGSLWGMYGSNSTPANQYGSQAAVAWAGGHTDCGNTVVGIIDEGYMYSHPDLAANAWTNPYDPVDGIDNDGNGYVDDVHGWDFEGNDNEVFDGAGDDHGTHVAGTIAGAGGNGQGVAGVCWSGVKLISGKFLGRRSGTTANAVKAIDYFNDLKSRHGLNIVATNNSWGGGPFSQALQDAIGRANTAGILFVVAAGNSGVNCESSDCYPAEYPNPNVLSVTALRSDGSQIYSYGSTTIDIGAPGYGIWSTVPVSSKGQIVPSYASYNGTSMATPHVTGAVALYASSHPGATAADIKSAIMSSAIATPSLSGKTVSGGRLNASGF; encoded by the coding sequence ATGAAGTCATCGTTTCGTGTTGCGTTGTTGTGCGGCGCCGTCGTATCCGCGCTCGGTGTTTCTTCCGCAGCGTTCGCCGGCGGACGTCCGGATCTGGTCCTCGCCGGACTCAAGGCCGGCCGTGCTCATCAGGCGGATGAGCTGCTGGTCAAGTACCGCGATGGCACCAGCGCCGTCCAGCAATCCTCCGCGCGGCAGGCCTTCGGCCTGCAGAAGCTGGAGACGCTTCGCGCCGGCAACGCCAAGCGCGGCGAGCTGGCGCTGATGCGCGTTCCGGCCGGCCGCGATCTGGCGGCGACGCTGTATGAGCTCAGCCAGAATCCGAACGTCGAATACGCCGAACCCAACTGGCAGTACCAGCATCAGACCGCCTCGAACGACACCTACTACACCAACGGCTCGTTGTGGGGCATGTACGGCTCGAACTCGACTCCGGCCAACCAGTACGGCTCGCAAGCCGCGGTGGCCTGGGCCGGCGGCCATACCGACTGCGGCAACACCGTCGTGGGCATCATCGACGAAGGCTACATGTACTCGCACCCGGACCTGGCCGCGAACGCGTGGACCAATCCCTACGATCCGGTCGACGGCATCGACAACGACGGCAACGGCTACGTCGATGACGTGCACGGCTGGGATTTCGAAGGCAACGACAACGAAGTCTTCGACGGCGCGGGCGACGATCACGGCACCCACGTCGCCGGCACCATCGCCGGCGCGGGCGGCAACGGCCAGGGCGTGGCGGGCGTGTGCTGGAGCGGCGTCAAGCTGATCAGCGGCAAGTTCCTGGGACGGCGCAGCGGCACCACCGCCAATGCGGTCAAGGCGATCGACTACTTCAACGATCTCAAGTCGCGCCATGGCCTGAACATCGTCGCGACCAACAACTCCTGGGGCGGCGGTCCGTTCTCGCAGGCGCTGCAGGATGCCATCGGCCGGGCCAACACCGCCGGTATTCTGTTCGTGGTCGCCGCGGGCAATTCGGGCGTGAACTGCGAGAGCTCGGACTGCTATCCGGCCGAGTATCCGAACCCGAACGTGCTTTCGGTCACCGCGCTGCGGTCCGACGGCTCGCAGATCTACAGCTACGGTTCGACCACCATCGACATCGGCGCGCCGGGCTATGGCATCTGGTCTACGGTGCCGGTGTCTTCGAAGGGCCAGATCGTGCCGAGCTACGCCAGCTACAACGGCACCTCGATGGCGACTCCGCATGTCACCGGGGCGGTGGCGCTGTACGCGTCCTCGCATCCCGGCGCGACCGCGGCCGACATCAAGAGCGCGATCATGAGTTCGGCGATCGCGACGCCTTCGCTGAGCGGGAAGACCGTCTCCGGCGGCCGTCTGAATGCCAGCGGCTTCTGA
- a CDS encoding M35 family metallo-endopeptidase, whose product MKKIVLMPAIAGGMVLAGALASVTAAPPADRASPLRVGLMAVADPAGGFQGQVEVSITNTSRHTARVPKWQLPSNLVESKLFQISRDGVAVAYQGPMIKRGLPQAEDFAILRAGETLRSVVDLSKAYDFSQSGEYVVALNSVLQFASLSDGTMLRQGNGLPQIAKSAPLSLWVAGKGQGASTQGKPSGGGSSVVGGVSYKSCSATQIDSIGSAVTAARGYAENAKGYLNAGTVGPRYTTWFGAYTSARYSTASQHFVAIDAALDQSNGEVTVNCGCNQKYYAYVYPNQPYEIYVCRAFWTAPLTGTDSKAGTLIHETSHFTAVAGTDDHVYGQSGAKNLAITDPASAVDNADSHEYFAENTPSQN is encoded by the coding sequence ATGAAGAAGATCGTTCTGATGCCCGCCATCGCGGGCGGCATGGTCCTGGCCGGCGCACTGGCTTCGGTCACGGCCGCGCCGCCGGCGGACCGGGCCAGCCCCCTGCGCGTGGGCCTGATGGCCGTGGCCGATCCGGCCGGCGGCTTCCAAGGCCAGGTCGAAGTCAGCATCACCAATACCAGCCGCCACACCGCGCGCGTACCCAAGTGGCAATTGCCGTCGAACCTGGTCGAATCCAAGCTGTTCCAGATCAGCCGCGACGGCGTCGCGGTGGCCTATCAGGGCCCGATGATCAAGCGCGGTCTGCCGCAGGCGGAAGATTTCGCGATCCTGCGCGCGGGCGAAACTTTGCGCAGCGTCGTCGATTTGTCCAAGGCCTATGACTTCAGCCAAAGCGGCGAATACGTCGTCGCCTTGAACTCGGTTCTGCAGTTCGCTTCCTTGTCCGACGGCACCATGCTGCGTCAAGGCAACGGCCTGCCGCAGATCGCCAAGAGCGCACCGCTGAGCCTGTGGGTCGCCGGCAAGGGCCAGGGCGCCAGCACGCAAGGCAAGCCGAGCGGCGGCGGCAGTTCCGTGGTCGGCGGCGTGTCGTACAAGAGCTGCAGCGCCACGCAGATCGACAGCATCGGCAGCGCGGTAACCGCCGCGCGCGGTTACGCGGAAAACGCCAAGGGTTATCTCAACGCCGGTACCGTCGGCCCGCGCTACACGACCTGGTTCGGCGCCTACACCTCGGCGCGTTATTCGACGGCGAGCCAGCACTTCGTCGCCATCGACGCGGCGCTGGATCAAAGCAACGGCGAAGTCACGGTGAACTGCGGCTGCAATCAGAAGTACTACGCGTACGTCTATCCGAATCAGCCCTACGAGATTTACGTTTGCCGCGCCTTCTGGACCGCGCCGCTGACCGGCACCGATTCCAAGGCCGGCACCTTGATCCACGAGACCAGTCACTTCACCGCGGTCGCCGGCACGGACGATCATGTGTATGGCCAGTCCGGGGCCAAGAACCTGGCGATCACCGATCCGGCCAGCGCCGTGGACAACGCCGACAGTCACGAGTACTTCGCCGAAAACACGCCTTCGCAAAACTAA
- a CDS encoding trypsin-like serine peptidase yields MIAKNALSLALLAGLSGFTTLVSAEEMGPAPVTAAPSAKALGGVEFATGSKSKAIRAVDLGLPEQAALTAIRGRRADQVKNGTPLEVGFTRNVGRSRIDLGGLDWETLADGSRGARFTLTSTNAVALRAGLQLRATGKAAASAVTFRFAGSDGRVFAQDGGAFSGKAPGWSAVVAGDTITVEIVLAAGQRPDAFSLSVPQLSHLDIDPAGSSREFAKASGVGASQACEQDIVCRVNPSASFLDTSKAVARMVFTTSAGSYLCSGTLLNNSNSPKRNLFWTAAHCISTQTVADTLQTYWFFDATACNNDTANPGAVTLSGGAYLRHADTTRDTSLLELKSAPPTGALYAGWNSAAIAATGTSIEGIHHPAGDLKKYSLGTVKGLSTTLDGKTPLTQVVWNAGVTEGGSSGSGLFTINSSGDYQLRGGLYGGYSACRKKGSLGPDKPDSYSRLDGVWSSISSYFSP; encoded by the coding sequence ATGATCGCAAAGAACGCGCTGTCGCTTGCCTTGCTCGCCGGATTGTCGGGTTTCACGACTCTCGTCTCGGCGGAAGAAATGGGGCCCGCTCCCGTCACCGCGGCGCCCTCGGCCAAGGCTCTGGGGGGCGTCGAGTTCGCCACAGGCAGCAAGTCGAAGGCCATCCGGGCGGTCGATCTGGGCCTGCCGGAACAAGCCGCGCTCACCGCGATCCGAGGCCGTCGCGCCGATCAGGTCAAGAACGGCACCCCGCTTGAGGTCGGCTTCACCCGCAACGTCGGCCGCAGCCGCATCGACCTGGGAGGCCTGGACTGGGAGACGCTGGCCGACGGTTCGCGCGGCGCGCGTTTCACTCTGACCTCCACCAACGCGGTCGCGCTGCGGGCCGGCCTGCAATTGCGGGCGACCGGCAAAGCCGCCGCCTCGGCGGTCACGTTCCGCTTCGCCGGCAGCGACGGGCGCGTCTTCGCTCAGGACGGCGGCGCGTTCTCCGGCAAGGCGCCGGGTTGGTCGGCGGTAGTCGCGGGCGACACGATCACCGTCGAAATCGTCCTGGCCGCCGGTCAACGGCCCGATGCTTTCTCGCTGAGCGTGCCGCAGCTGTCGCATCTGGATATCGATCCGGCCGGCAGTTCGCGCGAGTTCGCCAAGGCCTCCGGCGTGGGCGCAAGCCAGGCCTGCGAACAGGACATCGTCTGCCGCGTCAATCCGAGCGCCAGCTTTCTCGATACGAGCAAGGCGGTGGCGCGGATGGTCTTCACCACCAGCGCGGGGTCCTATCTGTGTTCGGGAACGCTGCTCAACAACAGCAACTCGCCGAAGCGGAATCTGTTCTGGACCGCGGCGCACTGCATCAGCACGCAGACGGTCGCCGACACGCTGCAGACCTATTGGTTCTTCGACGCCACCGCTTGCAATAACGACACCGCCAATCCGGGCGCGGTCACCTTGTCCGGCGGCGCCTATCTGCGCCATGCCGACACCACTCGCGACACCTCGCTGCTGGAGCTGAAGAGCGCGCCGCCGACGGGCGCGCTCTACGCCGGCTGGAACAGCGCGGCCATCGCCGCCACCGGAACTTCGATCGAAGGCATCCACCACCCCGCCGGCGATCTCAAGAAGTACTCGCTGGGCACGGTGAAAGGCTTGTCGACGACGCTCGACGGCAAGACGCCGCTCACCCAGGTGGTCTGGAATGCGGGCGTGACCGAAGGCGGTTCGTCGGGTTCCGGGCTGTTTACGATCAACAGCTCCGGCGACTACCAACTGCGCGGCGGCCTGTACGGCGGCTACTCGGCGTGCAGGAAAAAGGGATCGCTGGGCCCGGACAAGCCGGACTCGTACTCGCGCCTGGATGGGGTGTGGTCGAGCATTTCGTCCTACTTCTCGCCTTAA
- the ppa gene encoding inorganic diphosphatase, whose translation MGLDLVPTGKNPPHELNVIIEIPKDAEPVKYEVDKASGAIFVDRILSTPMRYPCNYGYVPHTVCGDGDPADVLVVLPLPLIPGSVIRCRPVGVLRMVDEAGSDEKILAVPVDKVFAGYSHINDIDQVSPHWLERIGHFFEHYKDLEKGKWVKLDGWGNAEEAKKILVESIQRYAAEADKPNF comes from the coding sequence ATGGGTCTGGACCTCGTTCCCACCGGCAAGAACCCGCCGCACGAGCTCAACGTCATCATCGAAATCCCGAAGGACGCCGAGCCGGTCAAGTACGAGGTCGATAAGGCCTCCGGCGCGATCTTCGTCGACCGCATCCTCTCGACCCCGATGCGCTACCCCTGCAACTACGGCTACGTGCCGCACACCGTCTGCGGCGACGGCGACCCGGCCGACGTGCTGGTGGTGCTGCCGCTGCCGCTGATCCCCGGCTCGGTGATCCGCTGCCGCCCGGTCGGCGTGCTGCGCATGGTCGATGAGGCCGGCAGCGACGAAAAGATCCTGGCCGTACCGGTGGACAAGGTCTTCGCCGGTTACAGCCACATCAACGACATCGACCAGGTCAGCCCGCACTGGCTCGAGCGCATCGGCCACTTCTTCGAGCACTACAAGGACCTGGAGAAGGGCAAGTGGGTGAAGCTCGACGGTTGGGGCAACGCCGAGGAAGCCAAGAAGATTCTTGTGGAGTCGATCCAGCGCTACGCGGCCGAGGCCGACAAGCCGAACTTCTGA
- a CDS encoding sterol desaturase family protein gives MQWWGHVQQELVGFFGLGALLELLAERGYRALLSADGAAALLYPVIPVLLVYELLRTIAHRQFKLEDYKLPFLTMLANRLISAFLTFGVVTLCIGLLQPYAPFQVGISVPGLIYGYLVWEFAHFVYHYLAHKVRLLWCLHSTHHAPVAMNLSVNYAHLFLEAPYADLVRTSICILAGVEPPLLLLIMFIDGLWGQFIHLGEHALKDGRLGFLHRIILTPAHHRVHHARNVVYMDTNFCNLLNVWDRVFRTYQPQREDVRIEYGITRPMKPGSFLDAYLGEFHALGRDIAKAPGLKNKLLYLVMPPGWSHDGDHKTAEASKRAWLAQQRASV, from the coding sequence ATGCAGTGGTGGGGGCATGTCCAGCAGGAATTGGTCGGCTTTTTCGGCCTGGGCGCATTGCTGGAGCTGTTGGCCGAGCGCGGCTACCGGGCCCTGCTCAGCGCCGACGGCGCGGCGGCGCTGCTGTATCCGGTGATCCCGGTCCTGCTGGTCTATGAGCTGCTGCGCACCATCGCCCATCGCCAGTTCAAGCTTGAGGACTACAAGCTCCCGTTCCTGACCATGCTGGCCAACCGGCTGATCTCGGCGTTCCTGACCTTCGGCGTGGTCACCCTGTGCATCGGCCTGCTGCAGCCGTACGCGCCGTTTCAGGTCGGCATCAGCGTGCCGGGCCTGATCTACGGCTATCTGGTCTGGGAGTTCGCGCACTTCGTCTACCACTACCTCGCGCACAAGGTGCGGCTGCTGTGGTGTCTGCATTCGACTCATCACGCGCCGGTGGCGATGAATCTGTCCGTCAACTACGCGCACTTGTTCCTGGAGGCGCCGTACGCGGACCTGGTACGCACCAGCATCTGCATCCTGGCCGGGGTGGAGCCGCCGCTGTTGCTGCTGATCATGTTCATCGACGGCCTGTGGGGGCAGTTCATCCATCTGGGCGAACACGCGCTCAAGGACGGACGCCTGGGGTTCCTGCACCGGATCATCCTCACGCCCGCGCATCACCGCGTGCATCACGCGCGCAACGTGGTCTACATGGACACCAACTTCTGCAATCTGCTCAACGTCTGGGACCGCGTGTTTCGCACCTACCAGCCGCAGCGCGAAGACGTGCGCATCGAATACGGCATCACCCGGCCGATGAAGCCCGGCAGTTTTCTCGACGCTTACCTGGGCGAGTTCCATGCCTTGGGGCGCGATATCGCCAAAGCGCCGGGATTGAAGAACAAGTTGCTGTATCTGGTGATGCCGCCGGGTTGGAGCCACGACGGCGACCACAAGACGGCCGAGGCGAGCAAACGTGCGTGGCTGGCGCAACAGAGGGCATCGGTATGA
- a CDS encoding discoidin domain-containing protein, whose protein sequence is MALKRPTTGSTICKPGEEAEKAVNGLLASKTHDKFCSLERPAWLQVDLQSLRTLHGFTVKHAQAGAEPASMNTRAFALSVSPDGARWRQVVKIDDNVEGVSTHRIAPMQARYVRLEVSQPAQDPADPATRIYELEVW, encoded by the coding sequence TTGGCTCTGAAGCGTCCGACCACGGGCTCGACGATCTGCAAGCCCGGCGAGGAAGCGGAGAAAGCGGTCAACGGTTTGCTCGCCAGCAAGACCCACGACAAGTTCTGCTCGCTGGAACGGCCGGCGTGGCTGCAGGTGGATCTGCAATCGCTGCGCACGTTGCACGGCTTCACGGTCAAGCATGCGCAGGCCGGCGCGGAACCGGCATCGATGAACACCCGCGCGTTCGCCCTGTCGGTGTCGCCCGACGGCGCGAGGTGGCGGCAAGTGGTGAAGATCGACGACAACGTCGAAGGCGTCAGCACCCATCGCATCGCACCGATGCAGGCGCGCTACGTGCGCCTGGAGGTGAGCCAACCCGCGCAGGACCCGGCCGATCCGGCCACGCGGATCTACGAACTGGAAGTCTGGTAA